A window from Alphaproteobacteria bacterium encodes these proteins:
- the fliI gene encoding flagellar protein export ATPase FliI, which produces MRFESLLQEIEQIPDVHLFGTVVSIQGLVITVAFASKILTIGCQCSVEIQPGKRMPAEVIGFNENHVLVMPFGDIRVVHLASRVYFSHTQACAYPHVSWTGRVLNALAEPIDGGPPLLKGLEPARLHNTPPQSHCRSKVEERLDVGIRAMNTFLTCCEGQRMGIFAGSGVGKSMLMSMLARFTACDICVIGLIGERGREVKEFLEDSLGEEGLKKSIVVVSTSDEPTLMRRQAAYLTLSIAEYFRDQGLSVLCMMDSVTRFAMAQREIGLSSGEPPTTKGYTPSVFAELPKLLERAGPGTMTENGKTGTITGFFTVLVDGDDHNEPIADAVRGILDGHIVLDRSIAERGHYPAINILRSISRTVPGCHTPVEQKIVKEARQILATYENMADMIRLGAYRPGSNPEVDQAIKLYPDLMAFLAQNFNDQTSLEESFARLKNAL; this is translated from the coding sequence GTCAGTGTTCCGTTGAAATTCAGCCGGGCAAACGAATGCCAGCCGAGGTGATCGGCTTTAACGAAAATCATGTGCTGGTAATGCCCTTTGGGGATATTCGTGTCGTTCATTTGGCCAGTCGAGTATATTTCAGTCACACACAAGCCTGCGCATATCCTCATGTGTCGTGGACGGGGCGCGTGTTAAATGCCCTGGCGGAACCAATCGATGGGGGACCACCCTTGCTAAAAGGGTTAGAGCCCGCCCGACTTCACAATACCCCGCCGCAGTCCCATTGCCGTTCAAAGGTGGAAGAGCGTTTAGATGTTGGCATTCGTGCCATGAATACGTTCCTGACCTGCTGCGAGGGGCAGCGAATGGGTATTTTTGCCGGCTCTGGTGTTGGGAAATCAATGCTGATGTCGATGTTGGCGCGTTTTACCGCGTGTGACATTTGTGTGATTGGATTGATCGGTGAACGGGGACGAGAGGTCAAAGAATTTCTAGAAGATTCATTGGGTGAGGAAGGGCTTAAAAAAAGCATTGTGGTTGTGTCAACATCGGATGAGCCAACCTTAATGCGACGACAAGCAGCCTATTTAACGCTATCGATCGCAGAATATTTCCGGGATCAAGGTTTATCGGTCCTGTGCATGATGGACAGCGTGACACGTTTTGCCATGGCCCAGCGTGAAATTGGACTGTCCTCTGGCGAACCCCCAACGACAAAGGGGTACACACCAAGCGTCTTTGCAGAACTTCCCAAATTACTGGAACGGGCCGGCCCTGGCACGATGACTGAAAATGGAAAAACAGGCACGATCACCGGCTTTTTTACAGTGCTTGTCGATGGCGACGATCATAACGAACCGATCGCCGACGCGGTCCGGGGGATTTTGGACGGTCACATTGTTTTGGATCGGTCCATCGCGGAACGTGGACATTATCCAGCCATCAATATTTTGCGAAGCATCTCGCGAACCGTCCCCGGGTGCCACACGCCGGTGGAGCAAAAAATCGTCAAGGAAGCGCGTCAGATTTTGGCCACCTATGAAAATATGGCGGACATGATTCGCCTTGGCGCCTATCGCCCGGGCAGCAATCCAGAGGTTGACCAAGCCATCAAGCTGTATCCGGATTTGATGGCTTTCTTGGCCCAGAATTTTAATGATCAAACGTCCCTAGAAGAATCTTTTGCTAGGCTGAAGAATGCTCTATAA
- a CDS encoding rhodanese-related sulfurtransferase, with product MIVVAALYKFAPLHDFRDMLAPLKKVCEEQKIKGTLLLAAEGINGTVAGPRDGIDALLAHLKQDPRLADLEHKEAVADDYPFYRLKVRLKKEIVTLGVDGIDPNKQVGQYVDPKDWNRLISEPDVVLIDTRNDYEVGIGTFVGAIDPETKTFREFPGYVKQNLDPQKHKKIAMWCTGGIRCEKASAYMLAEGFEEVYHLKGGILKYLEEVPPEESLWQGECYVFDHRVSVGHGLIQGHYETCYGCRLPISAADKESEHYKEGVSCPACYSATTEQKKHRFEQRQYQIHLAASRGQCHIGR from the coding sequence ATGATTGTTGTTGCTGCACTTTATAAATTTGCTCCCCTTCATGATTTCAGGGATATGCTTGCCCCCCTTAAAAAGGTTTGCGAAGAACAAAAAATCAAAGGAACCCTTTTGTTAGCAGCCGAAGGGATTAACGGCACCGTTGCAGGTCCACGGGATGGTATTGATGCATTGTTGGCGCACTTAAAACAAGATCCACGCCTGGCTGATTTAGAACACAAGGAAGCAGTCGCCGATGACTATCCTTTTTATCGACTAAAGGTCCGCCTGAAAAAAGAAATTGTGACCTTGGGTGTTGATGGCATTGATCCCAACAAACAAGTTGGTCAATACGTCGATCCAAAAGATTGGAATCGCTTAATCAGTGAACCAGATGTTGTATTGATCGATACACGGAATGATTACGAAGTCGGCATTGGAACGTTCGTCGGCGCGATCGACCCTGAGACAAAAACGTTTCGGGAATTTCCTGGTTACGTTAAGCAAAACCTTGATCCACAAAAACATAAAAAAATCGCCATGTGGTGCACGGGTGGTATTCGTTGTGAAAAAGCATCTGCCTATATGTTGGCCGAGGGATTCGAAGAAGTTTATCATTTAAAAGGTGGAATTTTAAAATATCTAGAGGAAGTCCCACCAGAAGAAAGCTTGTGGCAGGGGGAATGTTATGTCTTTGATCACCGTGTATCTGTTGGTCATGGGTTGATCCAGGGGCATTACGAAACATGCTATGGTTGTCGCCTGCCTATATCCGCCGCAGACAAAGAATCCGAACATTATAAGGAGGGTGTTTCATGTCCGGCCTGTTATTCAGCCACAACCGAACAGAAAAAACACCGATTTGAACAGCGTCAATATCAGATCCATCTGGCTGCATCCAGGGGGCAATGTCATATAGGGCGCTAG